A stretch of the Ictidomys tridecemlineatus isolate mIctTri1 chromosome 5, mIctTri1.hap1, whole genome shotgun sequence genome encodes the following:
- the Tcf15 gene encoding transcription factor 15 yields MAFALLRPVGAHVLYPDVRLLSEDEENRSESDASDQSFGCCEGLEAARRGPGPGGGRRAGGSAGPVVVVRQRQAANARERDRTQSVNTAFTALRTLIPTEPVDRKLSKIETLRLASSYIAHLANVLLLGDAADDGQPCFRAAGSAKGTVPAAADGGRQPRSICTFCLSNQRKGGGRRDLGGSCLKVRGVAPLRGPRR; encoded by the exons ATGGCGTTCGCGCTGCTGCGCCCCGTCGGTGCGCACGTGCTGTACCCAGACGTGCGGCTGCTGAGCGAGGACGAGGAGAACCGCAGCGAGAGCGACGCGTCGGATCAGTCGTTCGGCTGCTGCGAAGGCCTGGAGGCGGCTCGGCGCGGCCCGGGCCCCGggggcgggcggcgggcgggcggCAGCGCGGGTCCCGTGGTGGTGGTGCGACAGCGGCAGGCGGCCAACGCGAGGGAGCGGGACCGCACGCAGAGCGTGAACACGGCCTTCACCGCGCTGCGCACGCTCATCCCCACCGAGCCCGTGGACCGCAAGCTGTCCAAGATCGAGACGCTGCGCCTGGCGTCCAGCTACATCGCGCACCTGGCCAACGTGCTGCTTCTGGGGGACGCGGCCGACGACGGGCAGCCGTGCTTCCGTGCGGCGGGCAGTGCCAAGGGCACTGTCCCCGCAGCCGCCGACGGCGGCCGCCAGCCGCGCTCCATCTGCACCTTCTGCCTCAGCAACCAGCGCAAGGGG GGTGGCCGTCGTGACCTGGGAGGCAGCTGCTTGAAGGTGAGGGGAGTGGCCCCCCTTCGAGGGCCACGGAGATGA